A region of Desulfolithobacter dissulfuricans DNA encodes the following proteins:
- a CDS encoding precorrin-2 dehydrogenase/sirohydrochlorin ferrochelatase family protein, with product MVVGGGRVARRKVRGLLEAGARVRVISPEATAELVHLARSGRIEWLDRPYRQGDLSGALLVFAATDNQQVQEAVRQEAEATGQLINVADDPGRCSFHVPAVVRRGR from the coding sequence GTGGTGGTCGGAGGCGGCAGGGTGGCCCGGCGCAAGGTCAGAGGCCTGCTCGAGGCCGGAGCCCGCGTTCGGGTGATAAGTCCCGAGGCCACAGCGGAACTTGTCCACCTGGCCCGTTCCGGTCGCATCGAGTGGCTCGACAGACCGTATCGACAGGGCGATCTCTCAGGCGCCCTCCTGGTCTTCGCAGCCACGGATAACCAGCAGGTCCAGGAGGCGGTCCGTCAGGAAGCCGAAGCGACCGGGCAGCTGATCAACGTGGCGGACGATCCCGGGCGATGCAGCTTTCATGTTCCAGCTGTTGTTCGCCGGGGGCGCTGA
- a CDS encoding methyltransferase codes for MDPQTLPAQVQDLYTKIRKQYKVAFEPLQLGEVRLNLLKVTDLEEMLDGRDPFQDVSEFPFWIKLWEAAIVLAQFLTGQNFTGETRILELGAGLGAPGLAAAACGARVTLTDYEELILDFSRVSAAASKVSDNVTFELLDWLDPPDMEPFDVIIGQRYFSGKSSLNPCSGCCAGRSSPVESFTWPTMPTARVCSPFLNWRKRSIRSRP; via the coding sequence ATGGATCCGCAGACCTTGCCTGCCCAGGTGCAGGACCTTTACACAAAGATCAGAAAACAGTACAAAGTGGCCTTTGAGCCTCTCCAGCTTGGCGAGGTACGTCTCAACCTCCTCAAGGTTACAGATCTTGAGGAGATGCTTGACGGCAGGGATCCGTTTCAGGATGTGTCGGAGTTCCCTTTCTGGATCAAACTCTGGGAAGCGGCCATTGTCCTGGCCCAGTTTCTCACCGGTCAAAATTTTACCGGGGAAACAAGGATTCTGGAACTGGGAGCCGGGCTCGGGGCCCCGGGGCTGGCTGCCGCCGCCTGCGGCGCCCGGGTCACTCTGACCGACTACGAGGAACTGATCCTGGATTTTTCCCGGGTCAGCGCCGCTGCCAGCAAGGTGTCGGACAATGTCACCTTTGAACTGCTCGACTGGCTCGATCCGCCGGACATGGAGCCCTTTGACGTGATTATAGGGCAGAGATACTTTTCCGGGAAGAGTTCTTTGAACCCCTGCTCGGGGTGCTGCGCAGGGCGCTCAAGCCCGGTGGAGTCATTTACCTGGCCCACGATGCCGACCGCCAGAGTGTGCAGCCCTTTCTTGAACTGGCGCAAAAGGAGTATCAGGTCGCGGCCATGA
- a CDS encoding undecaprenyl-diphosphate phosphatase, with product MRGPGIAFEVFLHLGTLLAVVIAFRRELLLMVTALFSSSTARKGDPELRQAYLWDIYVVVATLPAVGVGLFLKDDIDSIFDNILVTFTMLAVTGTIMVLTRFLRQKDTPVTCPRAFAIGIAQAMAILPGLSRSGSTIFAGMLMGINRETAARFSFIMSIPAIIGAAVLKLGDLLTNPPGTAEMINILAGTLAAAISGYLAIVLLMHIVRRGQLQWFGYYCFLVSGIGFSWYFLH from the coding sequence ATTCGAGGGCCGGGTATCGCCTTTGAGGTTTTTCTGCACCTCGGTACCCTGCTGGCTGTGGTCATCGCCTTTCGCAGGGAACTCCTGCTGATGGTCACCGCCCTGTTTTCTTCATCCACGGCCCGTAAAGGAGATCCGGAACTGCGCCAGGCTTATCTGTGGGATATATATGTGGTGGTCGCCACCTTGCCGGCCGTGGGGGTGGGGCTTTTTTTAAAGGATGATATTGATAGTATTTTCGACAATATTCTGGTGACCTTCACCATGCTGGCCGTAACCGGCACCATAATGGTCCTGACCCGGTTTCTCCGCCAGAAGGACACCCCGGTTACCTGTCCCCGGGCCTTCGCCATCGGCATTGCCCAGGCCATGGCCATCCTTCCCGGTCTGTCGCGCAGTGGCTCCACCATCTTCGCCGGGATGCTCATGGGAATCAACCGGGAGACCGCAGCCCGTTTTTCCTTCATCATGTCCATCCCGGCCATCATCGGCGCCGCGGTTCTCAAGCTGGGCGACCTGCTGACCAATCCTCCCGGTACGGCGGAAATGATCAATATCCTGGCCGGAACCCTGGCCGCCGCCATCTCAGGATATCTTGCCATTGTCCTTCTGATGCATATCGTCCGCCGGGGCCAGTTGCAGTGGTTTGGCTATTACTGTTTTCTCGTTTCAGGAATCGGTTTTAGCTGGTATTTTCTCCACTGA
- a CDS encoding undecaprenyl-diphosphate phosphatase, which produces MCMDLFKAIILGAIQGLTEFLPISSSGHLVIGSALLGFEGRVSPLRFFCTSVPCWLWSSPFAGNSC; this is translated from the coding sequence ATGTGTATGGATCTTTTTAAGGCAATTATACTGGGTGCCATCCAGGGGTTGACCGAGTTTCTGCCCATTTCCAGTTCCGGACACCTGGTGATAGGTTCGGCTCTCCTGGGATTCGAGGGCCGGGTATCGCCTTTGAGGTTTTTCTGCACCTCGGTACCCTGCTGGCTGTGGTCATCGCCTTTCGCAGGGAACTCCTGCTGA
- the extJ gene encoding selenite/tellurite reduction operon protein ExtJ translates to MKKVVTVVMVVAFALSAGVAMAAKVKCTVDSVDGDKVTMTCKKANKLKAGQKVTVKAAKKKAIEGC, encoded by the coding sequence ATGAAAAAAGTGGTAACCGTCGTGATGGTAGTGGCTTTCGCCCTGAGCGCAGGTGTTGCAATGGCCGCCAAGGTGAAGTGCACCGTGGACTCCGTGGATGGTGACAAGGTCACCATGACCTGCAAGAAAGCCAACAAGCTGAAAGCTGGCCAGAAGGTAACTGTGAAGGCTGCCAAGAAGAAAGCCATCGAAGGCTGCTGA
- a CDS encoding TlpA disulfide reductase family protein, with protein MMWLENIKRIAVATGVLVLLLGFMSPVGAAVRLPAFSLPSVPDGKTVSSEVYKGKALLVTFFATWCPPCRQEIPTLKRLNEEFGPQGFAVVALSVDEGGPKVVAKLMEQEKINYTVLMADRKTADDFGGISGIPTSFLVNKKGQVVKKYPGYVPHALLKRDIEMVLQ; from the coding sequence ATGATGTGGCTTGAAAACATAAAGAGGATCGCCGTCGCCACAGGTGTGCTGGTGTTGTTGCTCGGCTTCATGTCGCCGGTCGGGGCCGCGGTTCGGCTGCCCGCTTTTTCTCTGCCCTCGGTACCGGATGGAAAGACCGTATCCAGTGAGGTCTACAAGGGCAAGGCCCTGCTGGTCACCTTTTTTGCCACCTGGTGCCCACCCTGCCGCCAGGAGATTCCGACCCTGAAAAGGCTCAATGAGGAGTTCGGCCCCCAGGGATTTGCCGTGGTAGCGCTGTCTGTGGACGAGGGAGGGCCCAAGGTGGTCGCCAAGCTCATGGAACAGGAAAAAATCAATTACACTGTCCTGATGGCCGACCGGAAAACCGCTGATGATTTTGGCGGGATCTCCGGTATTCCGACCTCGTTTCTGGTAAATAAAAAGGGTCAGGTGGTGAAGAAATATCCCGGTTATGTGCCCCATGCCCTGCTCAAAAGGGATATAGAAATGGTGCTTCAATAG
- a CDS encoding flagellar basal body protein, with protein MISSVQSALSGLQASGARLSAVASNVANMNTEGYRRTRVLFEEQKTGGVLAVPEKVDIPGLSIPVEVRSELEMVEQSATDPARELSDMRQARIMYQAQLKTITAEKAMEDSVLDITA; from the coding sequence ATGATATCCAGTGTGCAGAGCGCACTCTCAGGACTGCAGGCATCAGGGGCCCGGCTCTCGGCCGTGGCTTCCAATGTGGCCAATATGAACACCGAAGGCTACAGAAGAACCCGGGTGCTTTTTGAAGAGCAGAAAACCGGCGGGGTATTGGCAGTGCCGGAAAAGGTCGACATTCCAGGGTTATCCATCCCGGTGGAGGTCCGTTCCGAGCTGGAAATGGTTGAGCAGTCGGCCACCGATCCCGCTCGGGAATTGTCGGACATGAGGCAGGCCCGGATCATGTACCAGGCCCAACTGAAAACCATAACGGCCGAGAAAGCCATGGAGGACAGCGTACTGGATATTACAGCCTGA
- a CDS encoding peptidylprolyl isomerase, producing the protein MSVRFGWLTACILLFTCIHPIYAADIVDRVVAVVNDDVITLSEVNQEGKALFKRIAEQVPPDRLEEALQQARQNVIEELIDKKILQQEARKYDLKVTDEEVDRALQRILERNNTTMEQFRSELAAVGMDEQQYRENLRSQILSSKLVNMEVRSKVIIPEEKIIDYYDTHYMERMGDGGYYLLQIGINVDPNDPDPERARAEARKKAEQIREQALAGEDFKELARKYSDLPSAADGGDIGVFKADEMAPAMREAVISLKPGEISELVETSSGFQIFKLLSSKQGQIVAKVPYDEVKEEIRNILYQQETKELFDNWLKKMRENAYIKIL; encoded by the coding sequence ATGTCTGTACGTTTCGGCTGGTTAACGGCCTGTATCCTGCTTTTCACCTGCATCCATCCCATCTACGCCGCCGACATCGTCGACCGGGTTGTGGCAGTGGTGAATGACGATGTCATCACCTTGTCCGAAGTCAACCAGGAAGGCAAAGCCCTGTTCAAGCGCATCGCCGAGCAGGTCCCACCCGACCGGCTGGAAGAAGCCCTGCAGCAGGCCAGACAAAATGTGATCGAGGAGTTGATTGACAAGAAGATTCTCCAGCAGGAAGCCCGCAAATATGATCTCAAAGTCACCGATGAAGAGGTCGACAGGGCACTTCAGCGTATCCTGGAGAGAAACAATACCACCATGGAACAATTTCGCAGTGAGCTGGCGGCCGTGGGCATGGACGAGCAGCAATACCGGGAAAATCTACGCAGCCAGATACTGAGCTCCAAGCTGGTCAATATGGAGGTCCGCTCCAAGGTGATCATCCCTGAAGAGAAGATTATCGACTATTACGATACCCATTACATGGAACGGATGGGGGACGGGGGCTACTATCTTCTTCAGATAGGCATTAACGTCGACCCCAACGATCCTGATCCCGAGCGGGCCAGAGCCGAGGCGAGGAAAAAGGCCGAACAGATAAGAGAACAGGCTCTTGCCGGCGAGGACTTCAAGGAACTGGCGAGAAAATATTCCGACCTGCCGTCGGCCGCCGACGGCGGTGATATCGGCGTCTTCAAGGCTGATGAAATGGCCCCGGCCATGCGTGAGGCCGTGATCAGCCTCAAGCCCGGAGAGATCAGCGAACTTGTCGAGACTTCTTCGGGTTTCCAGATATTCAAGTTGCTTTCCAGCAAGCAGGGACAGATTGTGGCCAAGGTCCCCTATGACGAGGTCAAGGAAGAGATACGCAACATTCTCTACCAGCAAGAGACAAAGGAACTCTTTGACAACTGGCTCAAAAAAATGCGTGAAAACGCATACATTAAAATTCTGTAG
- a CDS encoding helix-turn-helix domain-containing protein, with protein MKSDPQEQHPVEECDEQAVSENVGSYLQRLRLKKELSVEEVARATRISHSNIRAIEAQAYHQLPADTFTKGLISLYAEFLGENGSELATRFLKERDREQAPGRRSGRQKGLRHSNLAPKTLAEPAHISSAAMAGFLLLFIALSFTAFCVYTSWNPFAFLTDGKNDARTGMNDMFTSSALLKENSSAVTSRSEKLPDGNNATPQTVGQQVPNTLTQAPPATQNPEALYTLRLAFDKDCQVTVTIDDQEPAQRTFKEGEEQQWQAGKAIILQFDTPGAATLVLNDKEIPFPDPDGDGKIVLRIPEALLDL; from the coding sequence ATGAAGAGCGACCCTCAGGAACAACATCCCGTCGAAGAATGCGACGAGCAGGCTGTGTCAGAAAATGTGGGCAGCTACCTGCAGCGACTGCGCCTGAAAAAGGAGCTCAGCGTGGAAGAGGTTGCCAGGGCCACCAGGATATCCCATTCCAACATCCGCGCCATTGAGGCCCAGGCATATCATCAGCTGCCAGCCGATACCTTTACCAAGGGACTCATCTCTCTGTACGCTGAATTTCTCGGTGAAAACGGCAGTGAACTGGCGACCCGATTCCTCAAGGAACGGGATCGGGAACAGGCTCCTGGCAGACGGAGCGGTCGACAGAAAGGTCTGCGCCATAGCAACCTGGCCCCAAAAACCCTGGCAGAACCGGCCCATATATCTTCTGCCGCCATGGCCGGTTTCCTCCTCCTCTTCATCGCCCTCAGCTTTACGGCCTTCTGCGTCTATACCTCATGGAACCCCTTCGCCTTTCTCACCGACGGGAAAAACGATGCCCGGACCGGCATGAATGACATGTTCACAAGCAGTGCTCTGCTCAAGGAAAACTCATCCGCAGTGACCTCCAGATCGGAAAAGCTTCCCGACGGTAACAATGCGACCCCTCAAACCGTTGGCCAGCAGGTCCCAAACACCCTTACACAAGCGCCTCCTGCCACCCAAAACCCCGAAGCGCTCTATACCCTGCGTCTTGCCTTTGACAAAGACTGCCAGGTGACGGTAACCATCGATGACCAGGAGCCGGCCCAAAGGACCTTCAAGGAAGGGGAAGAACAACAATGGCAGGCAGGCAAGGCCATTATCCTCCAGTTCGACACGCCTGGAGCGGCTACGCTTGTGCTCAATGATAAAGAAATTCCCTTCCCTGACCCCGATGGTGACGGAAAGATCGTTCTGCGCATCCCAGAAGCCCTGCTCGACCTGTAG
- the recO gene encoding DNA repair protein RecO, with the protein MKERRTRGIVLQIRDHAESDKLVTFYSPSLGRVTGIAKGAKRSKRRFVNKLEPFTQLHILYRPSRNSSLLFLADAELDNAYLSLRRQYSRYVTAMLIAELVLCFTREEDGDPATFRLLAWALGALDRGLPPLQTATLFHLRLLGEAGYRPVLNRCSVCGRKVSPDVIFCLPPSSGLLICHPCRNEPAASNFTLSTQTLKFLHNAQVLDLDRLDRLRMSRQATAESLNILYRYTQHLLQQDIHSYRFLNLSLGSPRNSSLK; encoded by the coding sequence ATGAAAGAACGCAGGACCAGGGGAATTGTTCTGCAGATCAGGGACCACGCTGAATCGGACAAGCTGGTGACCTTCTACAGCCCGAGCCTGGGGCGGGTCACCGGCATCGCCAAGGGTGCCAAACGCAGCAAACGCCGTTTCGTCAACAAGCTGGAACCCTTCACCCAACTGCACATCCTCTACCGACCGTCCCGGAACTCCAGCCTGCTCTTTCTCGCCGACGCGGAACTCGATAACGCCTATCTCTCCCTGCGCCGGCAATACAGTCGCTATGTCACCGCCATGCTCATCGCCGAGCTGGTTCTCTGTTTTACCCGGGAAGAGGATGGCGACCCGGCCACATTCCGCCTGCTGGCATGGGCTCTCGGGGCCCTGGACCGTGGCCTGCCACCCCTGCAGACAGCTACACTCTTTCACCTCCGGCTTCTGGGAGAAGCCGGGTACCGTCCGGTTCTTAACCGATGCAGCGTCTGTGGCAGAAAGGTCTCCCCAGACGTCATCTTCTGCCTCCCTCCGTCCTCGGGGCTGTTGATATGCCACCCCTGCCGCAACGAGCCGGCAGCGTCCAACTTCACCCTCTCAACCCAGACCCTCAAGTTCCTCCACAATGCCCAGGTCCTGGACCTGGACCGGCTGGACCGGCTCCGCATGTCCCGGCAGGCCACCGCGGAATCGCTGAACATCCTCTATCGGTACACCCAGCACCTGCTTCAGCAGGACATTCACAGCTATCGTTTTCTGAACCTGAGCCTGGGATCTCCCCGAAATAGTAGCCTGAAATAA
- a CDS encoding DEAD/DEAH box helicase, with amino-acid sequence MAASGQVLDAIGNIASFMTVHSAIDVSVEGQDVTMVEADPTIHIHIIPYGSGFRLEMFVQPFGKGGLYLKPGVGVANLMAEVGGRRLQTRRNLKLEEEKAREIEESCPILDLAIDLEQENKREWHLLDPEECLQALLEIEEIRDRVVLEWPEGEKLAVRRRAGINQLNLNIRTSQQNWFALSGHLEVDQDEVIELKVLLEKVREAKSRFIPIGEGQFLALTQEFRKQLEELILFGDMESAEGEDEVHIHPLAAIALDDLTRQTCTTADEGWKKQLEAIQYAQDLVPEVPSTLQADLRDYQTEGFVWMVRLAHLGIGGCLADDMGLGKTLQALAVILYLAKEGPTLVVAPTSVCMNWEQEALRFAPTLNIRTLTGTDRKETIESLGKFDLLITSYTLLQQEVELLEQVDWQTIVLDEAQAIKNAATKRSKAAMRLKGRFRLITTGTPIENHLGELWNLFRFINPGLLGTYKQFNARFGIPIEKHHDREARRKLKKLIRPFMLRRIKSQVLDELPPRTEITLRVEMKPEEMQFYEAIRQQAIENIEGSAEKSGRHLQILAEIMRLRRACCNPRLVMPETDIPSTKLQVFAEVIEELLASRHKALVFSQFTGHLALIREFLDTRGIVYKYLDGTTPAKDRQRQVESFQAGEGDLFLISLKAGGLGLNLTAADYVIHMDPWWNPAVEDQAADRAHRIGQKRPVTVYRLVTAGTIEEKIVRLHQEKRDLANSLLEGADVSARISAEELLELIRSG; translated from the coding sequence ATGGCCGCGTCCGGACAGGTGCTGGACGCCATCGGCAATATTGCCTCGTTCATGACCGTACACTCGGCCATCGACGTGTCGGTGGAAGGGCAGGATGTCACCATGGTCGAGGCCGATCCCACCATCCATATCCACATTATCCCCTATGGCTCCGGATTCAGGCTGGAGATGTTTGTCCAGCCTTTTGGCAAGGGCGGGCTCTATCTCAAGCCCGGGGTCGGGGTGGCCAATCTCATGGCCGAGGTAGGTGGACGCCGGCTGCAGACCCGGCGCAATCTCAAGCTCGAAGAAGAAAAGGCCCGGGAAATCGAGGAGAGTTGCCCCATCCTGGACCTGGCCATTGATCTGGAGCAGGAGAACAAGCGGGAATGGCATCTGCTTGATCCGGAAGAGTGCCTGCAGGCCCTGCTTGAGATCGAGGAAATCCGTGACCGGGTGGTGCTTGAGTGGCCGGAAGGGGAAAAACTGGCGGTCCGTCGCCGGGCGGGAATCAATCAGCTCAATCTCAATATCCGGACCAGTCAGCAGAATTGGTTTGCCCTGTCCGGCCATCTGGAAGTGGATCAGGACGAGGTGATCGAGCTCAAGGTCCTGCTGGAAAAGGTACGCGAGGCCAAGAGCCGCTTTATTCCCATCGGCGAGGGCCAGTTTCTCGCCCTGACCCAGGAGTTTCGCAAACAGCTGGAGGAATTGATACTCTTTGGCGATATGGAATCGGCCGAGGGTGAGGATGAGGTCCATATCCATCCCCTGGCGGCTATTGCCCTGGATGACTTGACCAGGCAGACCTGCACCACAGCGGACGAGGGCTGGAAAAAACAGCTTGAGGCCATCCAGTATGCCCAGGATCTGGTTCCAGAGGTGCCCTCCACTCTGCAGGCAGACCTGCGGGATTACCAGACCGAGGGGTTTGTCTGGATGGTGCGGTTGGCCCATCTGGGCATCGGTGGCTGTCTGGCCGATGATATGGGGCTTGGCAAAACACTCCAGGCCCTGGCCGTTATTCTCTACCTGGCCAAGGAGGGGCCCACCCTGGTGGTGGCGCCCACCTCGGTATGTATGAACTGGGAACAAGAGGCGCTCCGCTTTGCTCCCACCCTCAACATCCGCACCCTGACCGGAACGGACCGGAAGGAGACCATCGAATCGCTGGGCAAGTTTGATCTGCTTATCACCAGTTATACGCTCCTGCAGCAGGAGGTGGAACTGCTGGAACAGGTCGACTGGCAGACCATTGTCCTGGATGAGGCCCAGGCGATCAAGAATGCGGCCACCAAGCGGTCCAAGGCCGCCATGCGTCTCAAGGGGAGGTTTCGCCTGATCACCACCGGTACCCCCATTGAAAACCACCTGGGTGAACTCTGGAACCTGTTTCGCTTTATCAATCCTGGCCTGCTCGGCACCTATAAGCAGTTCAATGCCCGGTTCGGTATTCCCATTGAAAAACACCATGACCGGGAGGCCAGGCGTAAGCTCAAGAAACTGATCCGGCCCTTTATGCTGCGGCGGATCAAGTCCCAGGTCCTTGACGAGCTGCCTCCGCGCACCGAGATAACGCTGCGGGTGGAGATGAAGCCCGAGGAAATGCAGTTCTATGAGGCTATCCGCCAGCAGGCCATCGAGAATATCGAGGGCAGTGCTGAAAAGTCAGGTCGACATCTGCAGATCCTGGCCGAGATCATGCGGCTAAGGCGGGCATGCTGTAACCCCAGGCTTGTCATGCCGGAAACCGATATCCCGTCCACCAAGCTGCAGGTCTTTGCCGAGGTGATCGAGGAGTTGCTGGCCTCGCGGCACAAGGCCCTGGTCTTCAGTCAGTTCACCGGTCATCTGGCCCTGATTCGGGAATTTCTCGATACCAGGGGTATTGTGTACAAGTATCTTGACGGGACTACCCCGGCCAAGGACCGGCAGCGCCAGGTGGAGTCTTTCCAGGCCGGAGAAGGGGATCTGTTCCTCATCAGCCTCAAGGCCGGTGGCCTGGGGCTCAATCTGACAGCGGCTGACTATGTCATTCACATGGATCCATGGTGGAACCCGGCCGTGGAGGACCAGGCCGCCGACCGGGCCCACCGTATCGGCCAGAAACGGCCGGTAACCGTCTACCGGCTGGTCACCGCCGGGACCATCGAGGAGAAAATTGTCCGGTTGCATCAGGAAAAACGCGATCTGGCCAACTCTCTTCTCGAGGGTGCTGATGTCTCGGCCCGGATCAGTGCCGAGGAACTTCTGGAGCTCATCCGCAGCGGCTGA
- a CDS encoding recombinase family protein translates to MTAFGYLFIDIEKRFRVPVADQQQVIEQYSQQLGLSVDQFFIEQNSSARRPFGERDEGHRLLQICQADDMIIVARADMVFSRATEGVRLIRRLKKQGISLHIAELEGDIVKPQERKLVISTGIADLVATLLERLAQRERSGQSAAIRHAKKIQQKQGRYLGGPVPFGWQVNGEGRLEEHGEEQLIIEEMMAMRADRWSYRDIARQMKEKHGLGFSHEGIRKILASNQTRREEMARRAD, encoded by the coding sequence ATGACCGCCTTCGGCTATCTGTTTATAGATATAGAGAAAAGATTCAGGGTACCCGTAGCTGACCAGCAGCAGGTCATTGAACAGTACAGCCAACAGCTTGGCCTGAGCGTGGACCAGTTTTTCATCGAGCAGAACAGTTCGGCCCGACGTCCCTTTGGTGAGCGGGACGAGGGGCATCGGCTGCTGCAGATATGTCAGGCCGACGACATGATCATCGTGGCCCGTGCCGACATGGTCTTCTCACGGGCCACGGAAGGAGTACGGCTGATCCGCCGCCTGAAGAAACAGGGGATCTCACTGCACATTGCGGAACTGGAAGGGGATATTGTCAAACCCCAGGAGCGGAAACTGGTTATCTCCACCGGGATCGCCGACCTGGTCGCCACCCTGCTCGAGCGCCTTGCCCAACGGGAGCGATCCGGCCAGAGCGCCGCCATCCGTCATGCCAAGAAGATACAGCAGAAGCAGGGCCGCTACCTGGGCGGGCCCGTACCCTTTGGCTGGCAGGTGAACGGGGAGGGACGACTGGAAGAACACGGGGAGGAACAGCTCATCATCGAAGAGATGATGGCCATGCGGGCCGACCGGTGGTCGTATCGGGACATCGCCCGGCAGATGAAGGAAAAACATGGGCTGGGTTTTTCCCACGAGGGGATCCGCAAGATCCTGGCCTCCAACCAGACCCGCAGGGAAGAGATGGCCCGGCGGGCCGACTGA
- a CDS encoding peptidylprolyl isomerase, whose protein sequence is MLSILRRQAQSTLIQGLVLIIAIVFIFWGVGTNMTNKRNSIAVVNGEEISLQDFQRNYDRTVEQYRQQFGGALPPGLLEQLGIKRQVMLQMIRAELLRQGGEAMGIRLSKLATQEAIKNMDVFHENGHFSLQRYKDLLAQNRLSPSSYEKGLQRDMLADRVTNAVISFAVVPDTEFQVWLDFLGEEVRLDYAVFKPEDFVDQVQVNDGDLAPWYEQHKEEYRQEPKVKLKYLYFPVKAIEGEGAGNKSEAFKQASTAYEEIIRAGSIDKYENLGKEKVQVTDYFSRSQPPAGVVSDPSFLEKAFRLKKGELSSLVELKNGFAILYVADIQEAAVPELNEVRDRVVADYRKDRAADLARKAAEDFLRKATEKGQLPAGTGVKIQESGFFKRATLQGGTTPPLPVVREAFALPAREKLAKSPVEVGDSYYVFAVKERRQSDKPLDGQEQEKLREQLQASAQSRLLADWLAFVQQHAKIWTNEQFLQ, encoded by the coding sequence ATGCTGAGCATCTTACGAAGACAGGCCCAGTCAACCCTGATCCAGGGCCTGGTGCTGATCATAGCCATCGTCTTTATCTTCTGGGGCGTGGGAACCAACATGACCAACAAGCGAAATTCCATCGCCGTGGTCAATGGCGAGGAGATCTCGCTGCAGGATTTCCAGCGCAACTACGATCGAACCGTGGAGCAGTATCGTCAGCAGTTCGGCGGCGCTCTGCCGCCGGGTTTGCTCGAGCAGCTGGGTATCAAGCGGCAGGTGATGCTGCAGATGATCCGGGCCGAGCTGCTGCGGCAGGGTGGGGAGGCCATGGGGATCCGGTTGTCCAAGCTGGCCACCCAGGAGGCCATTAAAAACATGGACGTGTTTCATGAAAACGGCCACTTCAGTCTCCAGCGCTACAAGGATCTGCTTGCCCAGAACCGGCTGAGCCCCTCTTCCTACGAAAAGGGACTGCAGCGGGACATGCTGGCCGACCGGGTAACCAATGCGGTGATCTCGTTTGCCGTGGTCCCTGATACCGAGTTCCAGGTCTGGCTTGACTTTCTCGGTGAGGAGGTCCGGCTTGACTACGCGGTGTTCAAACCGGAGGATTTTGTCGACCAGGTGCAGGTGAACGATGGGGATCTTGCCCCCTGGTATGAACAACATAAGGAAGAGTATCGTCAGGAGCCCAAGGTCAAACTGAAATATCTCTACTTTCCGGTGAAGGCCATCGAAGGGGAGGGCGCAGGGAACAAGAGCGAGGCCTTCAAACAGGCCTCCACTGCCTATGAAGAGATCATCAGGGCCGGCAGCATCGACAAGTATGAAAACCTTGGCAAGGAGAAGGTTCAGGTCACCGACTATTTCTCCCGCAGCCAGCCACCGGCCGGTGTGGTGTCGGATCCGTCCTTTCTTGAAAAGGCCTTTCGCCTGAAAAAAGGTGAGCTCAGCTCGCTGGTGGAACTGAAAAACGGTTTTGCCATCCTCTACGTTGCCGACATACAGGAGGCGGCCGTGCCGGAACTGAATGAGGTCCGGGACCGGGTGGTGGCTGATTACCGGAAAGACAGGGCTGCTGACCTGGCCAGAAAGGCAGCTGAAGATTTTCTAAGGAAGGCCACCGAAAAAGGGCAGCTACCAGCAGGAACCGGTGTGAAAATACAGGAGTCCGGATTTTTCAAGCGGGCCACCCTCCAGGGCGGGACAACTCCGCCCCTGCCTGTGGTCCGGGAGGCCTTTGCCCTGCCGGCCAGGGAGAAGCTGGCCAAAAGTCCGGTGGAGGTTGGCGACTCCTATTATGTCTTTGCGGTCAAGGAGCGCCGTCAGTCGGACAAGCCACTGGACGGGCAGGAACAGGAAAAACTCCGCGAGCAGCTCCAGGCATCGGCGCAGAGCCGTCTGCTTGCCGACTGGCTTGCCTTTGTTCAGCAGCATGCCAAGATCTGGACCAACGAGCAGTTTCTGCAGTGA
- a CDS encoding TusE/DsrC/DsvC family sulfur relay protein → MATIEFNGKTYEVDEDGFLTKGTEEWDENWVEYVKSVEGISELTDEHRKVIDALQEYYKKNGIAPMVRILSKTTGFPLKRIYELFPSGPGKGACKMAGLPKPTGCV, encoded by the coding sequence ATGGCAACTATTGAGTTCAATGGAAAAACCTACGAGGTAGACGAGGACGGCTTCCTGACCAAGGGAACCGAAGAATGGGACGAGAACTGGGTCGAGTACGTCAAGAGCGTAGAAGGCATCAGCGAACTGACCGATGAGCATCGCAAAGTGATCGACGCCCTGCAGGAGTACTACAAGAAGAACGGTATCGCTCCAATGGTACGTATCCTCTCCAAGACCACCGGCTTCCCGCTGAAGCGCATTTACGAGCTGTTCCCGTCCGGACCGGGCAAGGGAGCCTGTAAGATGGCTGGTCTGCCCAAACCGACCGGTTGCGTCTGA